Proteins from a genomic interval of Zingiber officinale cultivar Zhangliang chromosome 1B, Zo_v1.1, whole genome shotgun sequence:
- the LOC122045109 gene encoding dirigent protein 22-like, with protein MASSAPSSSLLLLLIVLFAAAATASSPNRNGYMHLRFYNHERILGSGPNATVVYSVQRASSSSVSGFGNVYVYDNLLRSGVETDSPIIGRNQGMGVGSSMAENSGLTNFQLVFTAGEYNGSSLALQGLFPVAPLGTLFERAITGGTGKFRLARGYLLTTEVHATNTTLTGQLDAYITFR; from the coding sequence ATGGCATCATCTGCTccctcctcctccctcctcctcctcctcattgtGCTCTTCGCCGCCGCCGCCACTGCCTCCTCCCCCAACCGCAACGGCTACATGCACCTGCGCTTCTACAACCACGAGAGGATCCTCGGCTCCGGACCCAACGCCACCGTCGTCTACTCAGTCCAGCGCGCCAGCTCCTCCTCCGTCTCCGGATTCGGCAACGTCTACGTCTACGACAACCTTCTCCGATCCGGGGTCGAGACCGACTCGCCTATTATCGGTCGGAATCAGGGCATGGGAGTCGGGTCGAGCATGGCCGAGAACTCCGGCCTCACCAACTTCCAGCTGGTTTTCACCGCCGGCGAGTACAACGGCAGCTCTCTCGCCCTGCAGGGGTTGTTCCCGGTGGCCCCGCTGGGGACCTTGTTCGAACGGGCCATCACCGGCGGCACCGGAAAATTCCGGTTGGCCAGAGGCTACCTCCTGACCACTGAAGTTCATGCGACGAACACAACCCTCACCGGACAACTCGACGCTTACATCACCTTCCGTTGA